DNA from Oryzisolibacter sp. LB2S:
CAATAAGTGGCGCAGCGCATAGCGAACGGCAAAACGCAGGCGGGAATCCGAAGCGGGCATGAAGGCAAACAGGCAGGCAGACAGGCAGGCCAACAATCAACGGCATTCCGCCGGCGCGTACTTGGCGGGCAGGGTTCCAGTGCCGCTCACCAGCCCCCGGTTGGTGGCCGTGGCGCGGGTGCTGGAGGCGCAGGCCCAGTCCAGCGCGCCGGTCACACCCGGAGCAATCAGGGCGCCCCGCACATTGGGCGTGAAGATCAGCGTGCGGCCCTGGGCGTCGCCCGGCAGGCCCGAGGCTGCGCCAGCGGTGGTCACCGTCACAATGCCTTGGGTGGTGTGCATCTGGATGTTGGCCACGAACTTGGAGCGTTTTTGCGCCACCGGGCGGGCGTTGTATTCATTGGCCAGGCCGGTCACGGCGCCCACGCCGCCGGTCTGGAAGGCCTCGGTCACCGCCGCCTTGGCCGAGGTGCCGGCCACCATGACCTCGGTGATCTTGGCGCGCGTGGTGTAGTCCTGATAGGCCGGCAGGGCAATGGCGGCCAGAATGCCGATGATGGCCACCACAATCATCAGCTCGATCAGGGTGAAGCCGCTGTGTGGGTGGGCGTGGGGGCGGGGGTGCTGGTGCATGGCCATGCTCCTGCGGGTCAAGGGCGTGAAAGGGAATGGCCGCGCCTGGGGCAGCCGCCGTGCCGTGCGTGCCACGGCCTGCGGCGCGGCCATGAAAAACCCCGCCGCAGCGGGGTGGTTCGTTGAGCCAACGCCATGCGCAAGGGCATGGCGGCTGGCCATTAACGGCACTCGGACGGTGCGTACTTGGCGGGCAGGGGGGTCGCAGGCGCGACAGCGTTGTTGCCCAAGCCGCGCGCGGTCGACGTGGTGTTGGTAGACGAGGTGCAGGCCCAGTCGATGGCACCCGTGGCACCAGCGGCCAACGCAACGTTGTTCACATTCGGCCGAAACACCACGTTCGTGCCAGCGGCGTCGGTCGGCAGGCCGGAGGTGGCCGCAGCAGCCGTGGTCACGGTGATATCGCCGGTTGCGGTATCGATCGTGATGCCACCAACGAACTTGCTGGTCTTCTCGGCGGCAGGGCGGGCGTTGTATTCCGTCGCCGCAGCGGTCACGCCGGCCAGGCTGTCGCTTTGGAAGGCTTCGCTGATCAGGCTCTTGGGCGAGGATGCAGCAATGAGCACCTCCGAGACCTTGGAGCGCACGGTGTAGTCTTGATACGCCGGCAAGGCCACGGCAGCCAAAATGCCGATGATCGCCACCACGATCATCAGTTCGATCAGGGTAAAGCCCTTTTGCAGTTGCGTTTTCATTGCAAACTCCTCTTTGAAAAACGGGCACGGGGCCCGGACGCAGACTGCAACGCAAGCGCCGTGCCAGCCTGCGGCGCCGTGCCTGCGGGCCAGATGTATCCATTTGTCGTCAACACAAAAGGACACATCACGTTACGTCGCTGCCATGTTGCGACAAACGGTTGCGACATGTCGCAAATTTTGCGCGACACCAACATCTGGCGGGTGCGCCCCATAGAATCGCCCCATGTCCATTGCGCCCACCGCCCCCTGCATCAGCCTGCACACCGCCGCCGTGCTCACGGGGCGCAGCCTGCGCACCTGGCAGCGGCGCATCGAGGAAGGGGCCGTGCCGCGCCTGGGCGATGAGCGCGGGCGGGCGCTGGTGGCGGTCGATGCGGTGCTGCCGGCGCTGGCGCTGCCGCTGGGCGAGGCGGAGGTCGCGCTGCTGGTGCGCGCCGACCACGGCGAGGCGGCTGCCCAGGCCGAGCTGGGCGCGCTGTTTGCGCTGGCCGCCCTGCGCGGCCCCGAGGACGCGACCGCCCACCTGGGGCCTGCCCTGCATTTTTTGACCCGCGCCGCCGACCAGGGCGAGGCCGACGCCATGCACTGGCTGGGCCTGCTGCACGCGGCCGGGCTGTGCGATGCGGCCGAGCGCGACGCCCAGGCCCTGATGTGGGTGGCCAGGGCCGCGGCGCATGGCCATGCGATTGCGGCGCGGCAGGTGGCGGCGCTGCTGCCTGCGGGTGGCGGCAGTCAGGCTGCGCAGCAATAAAGATAGCTGCCGACGCTTGCCGGGCAAGGGCTGGAGCCCATTTTTGCCTGATTTTTGAGATGCCTCAGAGGGCACCTAGGAATACCACGCCATTCCGGCGAAAGCCGGAATGACGGTGATCTGAGGTATGTGCCTGATCAGATCCCTCTACGCTTTGGTGTAGAGGGAGAAGCGGCCGCCAGCCCCGTCAGCATGGTGAAGCCTTCCATGGAAAACCTGTGTAGATACCTGTGCCCTCTGCGGTGGTGCCGGGCCTGCGGTGTCGATGCTTGGGTGCCGGCAGAATGCCGGCGCTCCCGGGGCGCTCCCGGGGGCGTTCAGGCCGCAGGCCAGTCGAGCGTGATGCGGCAGCCGGCGCCGGGCCGGGCCGTGGCGCCTATGGTGGCGCCGTGGCGCTGGGCTATGGCGCGGCACAGCGCAAGGCCGGCGCCCACGCCGGCAAAGTCGGCCTCGCGGTGCAGGCGCTGGAAGACGCCGAACAGCTGCCCGGCGCGCGCATCGTCAAAGCCCACGCCGTTGTCCTGCACGGTGATGTGCACGCGCCCCGGCGCCGCCGCCTGGGCATGGATGGTGACCTGCGCCTCGGCCACGCCGCACGTGAACTTGAGGGCGTTGGCCAGCAGCTCCGTCAGCAGCTGGGCGAGTTGCTCGGCATCGGCCTGCACGGCGGGCATGGCGGGGGCGATGTGCCATTGCAGGCCCTCGACCGCGCTGCCCAGGGCGGCGCGCGCCTGATCGACGGCGGCGCCCAGGTCCACGCCCTGCAGCCGCAGCGGCGCGCGCTGGGCGCGCGATATCGCCTGCAGGCCGTCGATCATCAGGGCCATGCGGCGCGCGGACTGCTCCATGGTGGCGAGGAAGTCCAGCGCCTCGTCCACCTGGGGGTGCTGGCCTGCGGGGAGCTCCTGCAGCAGCTCGCGCACGAGGGCGCCGTAGGAGGTGACATGACGCAGCGGCGCGCGCAGGTCGTGCGAGACGCCGCGCAGATAGTCCTCCTGCGCGGCGCTCATGCGGGCGATCTGTTCGTGCGCGGCGGCCAGCTCGGCCTGCAGGGTGGCGAGGGTGGGTGGGGGGGCGTCGTCCGTCATGGGGTGGCGGGGAATGGGGGCTGTCGCTCCCTCTCCCGCGGGCGGGAGAGGGCTGGGGTGAGGGTGTTTTTCATGAGCGTGGCGCTCAAACTACCCCCTCACCCCTGCCCTCTCCCCCAGGGGGGAGAGGGAGTTTGGGAGTCAGGGAAGGCCGGCGTCACCTGGCCTGCTTGGCCGGGCGCTGCCAGCCCGCGATGCTGACCTGCTTGCCGCGCGCCACGCTCAGGGCGCCGGGGGGCGTGTCCTTGGTGATGGTGGAGCCGCCGCCCACGGTGCCGCCCGCGCCCAGGGTGACGGGCGCGACCAGCACGCAGTTGCTGCCCACGTGCACGTCGGCCTCTATCACGGTGCGGTGCTTGTTCGCGCCGTCGTAGTTGGCGGTGATGCTGCCCGCGCCGTAGTTGACACGCTCGCCCACGGTGGCGTCGCCCAGGTAGGCCAGGTGGTTGGCCTTGGCGCCGGCGGCCAGGCTGGAGTTCTTGACCTCGACGAAGTTGCCGATGTGCACCTCGCGCCCCAGGTCGGCGCCCGGGCGCAGGCGCGCGAACGGGCCGACGAGCGCGCCCTCGCCCACCTGGGCGCCGGCCTTTTCGCCGTCGATATGGGTGTAGGGGTGGATGACGGCGCCCGCGGCGATGCGCGCGTTGCTGATGTGGCAGTGCGCGCCGATCTGCACGCCCTCGCCCAGCTCCACGCGGCCCGTGAAGATGCAGCCGACGTCGATCTCCACGTCCTGCGCGCAGAGGAGCTCGGCGCGGCGGCCGCGCGCGTCGTCGCGCAGGTCAAAGCGCGCCGGGTCCATCAGGCGCACGCCCTGCTCCATGAGGGCGGTGGCCTGGCGCAGCTGGTGCGCGCGCTCCAGTTCTGCCAGCTGCACGGGGCTGTTCACGCCGGCGACCTGCAGCGCGTCCGTGATGCGGTGCGCCACCACGGGCACGCCATCCTGCACGGCCATGGCGACGATGTCGGTCAGGTAGTACTCGCCCTGGGCGTTGTCATTCGTCAGGCGCGCAAGCCAGCCGGCCAGCAGGCGCGCGGGCACGGCCATGATGCCGCTGTAGATCTCTTGAATAGCGCGCTCTTCGGCGCTGGCGTCCTTGTGCTCGACGATGCGCTGCACGGTGCCCTGCGCGCCGCGCACGATGCGGCCGTAGCCCGTGGGGTCGGGCAGGGTGACGGTGAGCAGCGCCAGGCGCTCGCCGCCCGCGGCATCGACCAAGGCAGCGAGCGTGGCTGCCTGGGTCAGCGGCACGTCGCCCGAGAGCACGACGACCATGCCGTCGCCGGCCAGCCGTGGCACGGCCTGCTGCACGGCGTGGCCGGTGCCGAGCTGCGGCTCCTGGCGCACAAAACACAGGTCAAATTGGCCTCCAGCGCCCGTCCCACCTGTGCAGGCAGCTTGTACTTCTGTAGCGCCATGGCCCGTGACCACCACCACGCGCCGCGCCTGCAGGCTGGCCGCCTGGTCCAGCACATGGTGCAGCAGCGGCCGGCCGGCCAGGCGCTGCAATACCTTGGGGGTGCGGCTTTTCATGCGCGTGCCCTTGCCCGCGGCCATGATGATGATGTCCAGTGCTGTCATGTGTGGTGAATGTGGTGGCAAATCGGCTCTGGCCGGCGGGCCCCATGCCCGCCGACAAACCTCGCATTATCCGGCGCCACCCGGGCCGCACAGCGTCAACAAGCTTCAGGCGGGGCAGGTCGCGGGCTCGATGCCGGCCACCTGGCGACCCGCAGACCGGGCCACGGCCGGGCGGAGCCATTGGTATTGCAGCGCCTCGTGGCCCAGGGGCTCGATCACGACATGGCGGCCCGGCGCCAGGGCGAGGCTCTGGCCGGGCCGCAGCAGCAGGTCGCCCGAGCCCTCATGCCAGCCATGCGGGCCGTCGTCCAGCGTCACCCACGCGCGACCGGCGAGCACGTGCAGCTGCATGGCGTGCCGGAGGAGCAGGCTGCGCGTCGTGCCGACGGCGAGAAGGCAGCGGCCGTGGCCCTGGGATTGTTGCGAATTGAGAACATGTACCGCGCTCATGATGGTCTCCTGAAAGCGTTTGCGTGGCGCCAGTTTGCGCCCGGCATGGGCCATGCGTCCAATGAAAGCGCGGCGCCTCATAGATTCCATTCCCGCATCAATTGCGGCATCATCGACGGCCATGAAAGCGCCCCCTGTCTCCACCACCCATCTGCGCACGCGGCCCGTGGCCGTCGGTCATTGGCGCGCGTTTCTGGCCGTGGCCCGGCACCTGAACTTTCGCGCCGCGGCCGAGGAGCTGGCGCTGACCCAGTCGGCCGTGAGCCGCCAGATCCAGGCGCTGGAGGACGAGGTGGGCGTGCCGCTGTTCCTGCGCCACACGCGCGCCGTGGAGCTGACGGGCGCGGGCGGCCAGCTGCTGCGCGCCGTGGCGCCGGCGCTCGAGCGCATGGACGCGGCCGTGCGCCTGGTGCGCCAGCAGGCGGGGCGCAAGAGCGTGGCGATCGCCACCTGGGCGAGCTTTGCCTCGATGTGGCTGATTCCGCGCATGGAGGAGTTCCAGCGCGAGCACCCGGACATCGACATCCGCATCGACGCGAGCGACGCCATGGTCGATCTGGAGACGGCCGACGTGGATCTGGCGCTGCGCTCGAACGTGCCCGGCAGCCAGCCGGCGGGGGCGACGCGGCTGTTCGGCGAGCAACTCGCGGTGGTGGCCAGCCCCTGGCTGCTCAAGAGCATGACGCCGATACGCGAGGCCGCGGATGTGGCGCAGTTCACGCTGATCGAGGCCGGCGACGCGCACCGCCTGCCCTATTTCGAGCTGATCACCTGGCGCCGCTGGTTCGAGGTGCACGGCCTTGCCCAGCTGCAGCCGCGGCGCTGGCTGTACTTCAACTACGCGCAGCAGATCGCCCAGGCGGCCCTGGCCGGCCAGGGCCTGGCGCTGGCGCGCACCCCGCTGGTGGCGCACAGCCTGGCCACGGGCGACCTGCTGGAGGTGCTGCCCGGCCACCGGCTGGCATCGCCCCTGGCCTATTGGCTGGTGCCGGGGCCCAGAAGCAGCGAGCGGCCCGAGGTGCAGGCCTTCTGCGCCTGGCTGCTGCTGCAGGCCGAGGCCACGCGCCGCGCGATCGGGGAGGCGGGCGAGGTCAGCGGCGGCGGCTGAGGTCAGCCGAGCGTCACGCGCGCGAACTTGCGCTTGCCCACCTGCACCACGTAGCTGCCCGCGGCCAGCTTCAGGCCCTTGTCGCTGACCACCGATCCATCGACGCGCACGCCGCCGCCGTCGATCAGGCGGTTGGCCTCGCTGGTCGAGGGCGCGAGGTTGGATTGCTTCAGAACAGCGCCAATGCCCAGCGGTGCGCCGGCGAGCTGCACCTCGGGGATGTCGTCGGGGATGCCGCCCTTGGCTCGGTTGATGAAGTCCTGCTCGGCCGCATCGGCCGCGGCCGCGCTGTGAAAGCGCGCCGTGATCTCCTTGGCGAGCAGCACCTTGGCGTCCTTGGGGTTGCGCCCACCCGCGACTTCGGCCTTGAGCGCGGCGATCTCGGCCAGGCTCTTGAAGGACAGCAGGGTGTACCAGTCCCACATCAGCTCGTCCGAGATGCTCAGCACCTTGGCGAACATGGTGTTGGCGTCCTCGGTGATGCCGATGTAGTTGTTCTTGGACTTGGACATCTTGTCCACGCCATCCAGGCCCACGAGCAGCGGCATGGTGAGCACGCACTGCGGCTCCTGGCCGTATTCCTGCTGCAGATGGCGACCCATGAGCAGGTTGAACTTCTGGTCCGTGCCGCCGAGTTCAAGGTCGCTCTTCAAGGCCACCGAGTCATAGCCCTGCAAGAGCGGGTAGAGGAACTCATGCAGGCTGATGGAGTTGCCCTCGGTGAAGCGCTGGTGAAAGTCGTTGCGCTCCATCATGCGCGCCACGGTGTAGCGCGCCGCAAGCTGGATCAGGCCGCGCGTGCCCAGCGCGTCGTTCCATTCGCTGTTGTAGCGGATCTCGGTGCGCGCGGGGTCGAGCACCTTGGCGGCCTGGGTGTAGTAGGTCTCGGCGTTGACCTTGATCTGCTCGGCCGTGAGCGGCGGGCGCGTGCTGTTGCGCCCGGAAGGGTCGCCGATCAGCGTGGTGAAGTCGCCGATCAGAAAGATCACCTGGTGGCCCAGGTCCTGCAGCTGGCGCATCTTGTTGAGCACCACGGTGTGGCCGATGTGGATGTCGGGCGCCGTCGGGTCCAGGCCCAGCTTGATGCGCAGCGGCTGGCCCGTGGCCTCGGAACGCGCCAGCTTCTGCACCCAGTCCTCGCGCGGCAGCAGCTCATCGACGCCACGCAGTGAGACTTCGAGCGCCCGCCCTACGCCATCGGTGACCGGGTATTTCGTAACAGTGGATTGATTCATAAGGGTTTTTAGGGTGTTACCTAGACCCCAAGGGCTATACTCTCGGGCGTTTCCAAGCTGCGGATTCTAGTAGCCCCGTCCGTTCGGACAGCCTGGGGGCCGTTTCCACGGCATCACCACATTCCTTGTGCCTGCGCGCCCGTGTGCCCCCGGTCTACGGCCCGCAAGCACATCTGCCTGGGGTAAGACTCTTGACCAACGGCCTGACCACCGCCGGACTGCTATTGCTCAGCCAGCTCAAGCAGACGATCCAACAACACCCGAAGCGCATCACCGCGGCCGTCGCCACCCTGCTGCTCACCGCAGGCGGCGGCGCCTTCGCCGTGGCATCCCTGGCACCCGATCCGGCCGAGCTGCCCGTGAACATCGTGTCGCAGGTCGTGCCGTCGCTGGCCGGCGAGGCGCAGCTCTCGGCCCTGGTGGACATGCCGCCGTTCGCGCTCTACCGCTCCGACACTTCGCGCAGCTCGGACACAGCCGAGAGCCTGCTGCAGCGCATGGGCATCGCCGACCCGGCCGCGGCCGCGTTTCTGCGCGGCAACGCCCTGGTGCGCGACCAGCTGCTGGGCCGGGCGGGCCGCGCCCTCTCGGCCGAGACCACGGACGACCATCGCCTCACGCGCCTGACGGCGCGCTGGGCTCCGGCCGAGGGCGACGAGTTCCAGCGCCTGGTGGTCGAGCGCACGAAGGACGGCGGCTTTGCCTCGCGCATCGAGACCGCCAAGCTGACCGTGGGCACGCGGCTCGCGGGCGGCGTCATCCGCAGCTCGCTGTTTGCCGCCACCGACGAGGCCCGCATCCCCGACGCCGTGGCCGTGCAGCTGGCCGATGTGTTCTCGGGCTCCATCGATTTCAGCCGCGCGCTGCGCAAGAACGACCGCTTCTCCGTGGTCTACGAAACCCTGGAGGCCGATGGCGAGCCGCTGCGCAGCGGCCGCTTGCTGAGCGCCGAATTCCAGAACGGCGACAAGTCCTACGACGCCATCTGGTTCCAGCCACCCGGCGCGGCCAAGGGCTCGTACTACACGCTGGACGGGCGGAGCATGCGCCGCGCCTACCTGACCTCGCCGGTCGAGTTCTCGCGCGTCTCCAGCGGCTTCGCGATGCGCATGCACCCCATCCACAAGACCTGGCGCGCCCATCTGGGCACGGACTTCGCCGCGCCCACGGGCACGGCCGTGCGCACCGTGGGCGACGGCGTGGTGGACTTTGCCGGCGTGCAGAACGGCTATGGCAACGTGGTCTATGTCAAGCATGCGAACGAGCATGTCACCGTCTACGCCCACCTGAGCCGCATCGACGTGCGCAAGGGCGAGACGCTGGAACAGGGCCAGAAGATCGGCGCCGTGGGCGCCACGGGCTGGGCCACGGGCCCGCACCTGCACTTCGAATTCCGCGTGGCGGGCGAGCACCGCGACCCCATGACCATCGCCCAGCAGAGCGAGGCCGCCCAACCCGTACCGGCGGCCGCGCGCCAGGCCTTCAACCGCCTGGCGGCCGGCATGCGCGTGCAGTTGTCGTCTGCCGCGCAGATCATGCAGGCCAGCGCCGAATAAGCGGCCCAGCGTGACGCAGCCGCCGCGGTGGTACATCGGGCTGATGTCGGGCACCTCGCTCGACGGCATCGACGGTGTGCTCGCAAGTTTTTCAGATGAAAAATGCCGTGTAGCGCTTCATGCATCGGCGCCATTAGCTCCTGAATTAAGAGCAGAACTGCTCGCCCTGAACGCCAGCGGTGCGGACGAGCTGCACCGGGCCGCCCTGGCCGGCAACGCACTGGCGCGCGCCTACGCGGCCGTCGTGCAGGAGCTGCTGGAGCGGGCAAACCTCGCGCCAGGCGCCATCCACGCCATCGGCGCCCATGGCCAGACGGTGCGCCACCGGCCCCAGGCCTTCGACGGCACAGGCTACACGCTGCAGCTCAACAACCCCGCCCTGCTGGCCGAGCTCACGGGCATCACCGTGGTGGCCGACCTGCGCAG
Protein-coding regions in this window:
- the glmU gene encoding bifunctional UDP-N-acetylglucosamine diphosphorylase/glucosamine-1-phosphate N-acetyltransferase GlmU, with amino-acid sequence MTALDIIIMAAGKGTRMKSRTPKVLQRLAGRPLLHHVLDQAASLQARRVVVVTGHGATEVQAACTGGTGAGGQFDLCFVRQEPQLGTGHAVQQAVPRLAGDGMVVVLSGDVPLTQAATLAALVDAAGGERLALLTVTLPDPTGYGRIVRGAQGTVQRIVEHKDASAEERAIQEIYSGIMAVPARLLAGWLARLTNDNAQGEYYLTDIVAMAVQDGVPVVAHRITDALQVAGVNSPVQLAELERAHQLRQATALMEQGVRLMDPARFDLRDDARGRRAELLCAQDVEIDVGCIFTGRVELGEGVQIGAHCHISNARIAAGAVIHPYTHIDGEKAGAQVGEGALVGPFARLRPGADLGREVHIGNFVEVKNSSLAAGAKANHLAYLGDATVGERVNYGAGSITANYDGANKHRTVIEADVHVGSNCVLVAPVTLGAGGTVGGGSTITKDTPPGALSVARGKQVSIAGWQRPAKQAR
- a CDS encoding DUF2917 domain-containing protein, translating into MSAVHVLNSQQSQGHGRCLLAVGTTRSLLLRHAMQLHVLAGRAWVTLDDGPHGWHEGSGDLLLRPGQSLALAPGRHVVIEPLGHEALQYQWLRPAVARSAGRQVAGIEPATCPA
- the tyrS gene encoding tyrosine--tRNA ligase, yielding MNQSTVTKYPVTDGVGRALEVSLRGVDELLPREDWVQKLARSEATGQPLRIKLGLDPTAPDIHIGHTVVLNKMRQLQDLGHQVIFLIGDFTTLIGDPSGRNSTRPPLTAEQIKVNAETYYTQAAKVLDPARTEIRYNSEWNDALGTRGLIQLAARYTVARMMERNDFHQRFTEGNSISLHEFLYPLLQGYDSVALKSDLELGGTDQKFNLLMGRHLQQEYGQEPQCVLTMPLLVGLDGVDKMSKSKNNYIGITEDANTMFAKVLSISDELMWDWYTLLSFKSLAEIAALKAEVAGGRNPKDAKVLLAKEITARFHSAAAADAAEQDFINRAKGGIPDDIPEVQLAGAPLGIGAVLKQSNLAPSTSEANRLIDGGGVRVDGSVVSDKGLKLAAGSYVVQVGKRKFARVTLG
- a CDS encoding ATP-binding protein, translating into MTDDAPPPTLATLQAELAAAHEQIARMSAAQEDYLRGVSHDLRAPLRHVTSYGALVRELLQELPAGQHPQVDEALDFLATMEQSARRMALMIDGLQAISRAQRAPLRLQGVDLGAAVDQARAALGSAVEGLQWHIAPAMPAVQADAEQLAQLLTELLANALKFTCGVAEAQVTIHAQAAAPGRVHITVQDNGVGFDDARAGQLFGVFQRLHREADFAGVGAGLALCRAIAQRHGATIGATARPGAGCRITLDWPAA
- a CDS encoding LysR substrate-binding domain-containing protein, translating into MKAPPVSTTHLRTRPVAVGHWRAFLAVARHLNFRAAAEELALTQSAVSRQIQALEDEVGVPLFLRHTRAVELTGAGGQLLRAVAPALERMDAAVRLVRQQAGRKSVAIATWASFASMWLIPRMEEFQREHPDIDIRIDASDAMVDLETADVDLALRSNVPGSQPAGATRLFGEQLAVVASPWLLKSMTPIREAADVAQFTLIEAGDAHRLPYFELITWRRWFEVHGLAQLQPRRWLYFNYAQQIAQAALAGQGLALARTPLVAHSLATGDLLEVLPGHRLASPLAYWLVPGPRSSERPEVQAFCAWLLLQAEATRRAIGEAGEVSGGG
- a CDS encoding pilin translates to MHQHPRPHAHPHSGFTLIELMIVVAIIGILAAIALPAYQDYTTRAKITEVMVAGTSAKAAVTEAFQTGGVGAVTGLANEYNARPVAQKRSKFVANIQMHTTQGIVTVTTAGAASGLPGDAQGRTLIFTPNVRGALIAPGVTGALDWACASSTRATATNRGLVSGTGTLPAKYAPAECR
- a CDS encoding pilin gives rise to the protein MKTQLQKGFTLIELMIVVAIIGILAAVALPAYQDYTVRSKVSEVLIAASSPKSLISEAFQSDSLAGVTAAATEYNARPAAEKTSKFVGGITIDTATGDITVTTAAAATSGLPTDAAGTNVVFRPNVNNVALAAGATGAIDWACTSSTNTTSTARGLGNNAVAPATPLPAKYAPSECR
- a CDS encoding peptidoglycan DD-metalloendopeptidase family protein → MTNGLTTAGLLLLSQLKQTIQQHPKRITAAVATLLLTAGGGAFAVASLAPDPAELPVNIVSQVVPSLAGEAQLSALVDMPPFALYRSDTSRSSDTAESLLQRMGIADPAAAAFLRGNALVRDQLLGRAGRALSAETTDDHRLTRLTARWAPAEGDEFQRLVVERTKDGGFASRIETAKLTVGTRLAGGVIRSSLFAATDEARIPDAVAVQLADVFSGSIDFSRALRKNDRFSVVYETLEADGEPLRSGRLLSAEFQNGDKSYDAIWFQPPGAAKGSYYTLDGRSMRRAYLTSPVEFSRVSSGFAMRMHPIHKTWRAHLGTDFAAPTGTAVRTVGDGVVDFAGVQNGYGNVVYVKHANEHVTVYAHLSRIDVRKGETLEQGQKIGAVGATGWATGPHLHFEFRVAGEHRDPMTIAQQSEAAQPVPAAARQAFNRLAAGMRVQLSSAAQIMQASAE